GATGGTCAACATGACCCGGCTGGACTGCACCCTGGGCGCCGCCTCCGGGATGCGGCTCGGCGCGGTCCGGGCGCTGCACCACACCACCCACCGCCGGGCGTTCGGCGCCGCGCTGGTGGACCAGCCGCTGATGCGCAACGTGCTGGCCGACCTGGTGATCGAGTCCGAGGCGGCCACCGCCGTCGCCCTGCGGCTGGCCGAGGCCACCGACCGGGCGCTAACCGGGGACCAACAGGAGGTGCTGGTCCGGCGGTTGGGCCTGGCGGCGGCCAAGTACTGGGTCTGCAAGCGCGGTCCGATGCACGCGGCCGAGGCGTTGGAGTGCTTCGGCGGCAACGGCTACGTCGAGGAGTCCGGCATGCCCCGGCTCTACCGGGAAGCCCCGCTGGTCTCGATCTGGGAGGGCTCGGGCAGCGTCGCCGCGCTGGACGCGCTGCGGGCGATGGCCCGTCGGCCGGAGACCGTCCAGGCCCTGTTCACCGAACTGGAGGCCGCCGCCGGGGCCGACCACCGGCTGGACGCCGCCGTGACCGCGCTGCGCAAGCAGCTCGGCGATACGGCCGAACTCGAGTACCGCACCCGGCGGCTGGTCGAGCGGATCGCGCTGGTCTTCCAGGGCTCGCTGCTGGTCCGGTACGGCGATCCGGCGGTGGCCGACGCGTTCTGCGCCTCCCGGCTGGGCGGCGACCACGGCGGCGCCTTCGGCACCCTGCCGACCGGGGTGGACACGGCGGCCGTACTGGCCCGGGCGGAGGCCGTGCCGGGTGTCTGAGGCGGCGGAAGTCCGGGCGTTCTGGCAGGAGTTGGGCCTGCCGGGGCTGGTCGACGTGCACACCCACTTCATGCCGGAGCGGGTGCTCGCCAAGGTCTGGGCCTACTTCGACGCGGCCGGACCGCTGACCGGCCGGCCCTGGCCGATCTCGTACCGCCAGGAGGAGCAGCAACGGCTGGACCGGCTGCGGGAGTTCGGGGTGCGGGCGTTCACCGCGATGCTCTACCCGCACAAGCCCGGGATGGCCGCCTGGCTGAACGCCTGGGCCGCCGACTTCGCCGCCCGCACCCCGGACTGCCTGCACACCGCGACCTTCTTCCCCGAGCCGGGCGCCGAGCAGTACGTGACCACCGCGCTGGACGCGGGCGCCCGGGTCTTCAAGTCCCACCTCCAGGTGGGCGGTTACCACCCGGCCGACCCGCTGCTGGACGCGGTCTGGGGGCAACTGGCGGAGGCCGGAGTCCCGGTGGTCACCCACTGCGGCTCGGGACCGGTCCCCGGCAAGCACACCGGCCCCGGCCCGATCGGCGAGGTGCTCGAACGGCACCCCCGGCTCCGGCTGGTGGTCGCCCACCTGGGCCTGCCCGAGTACGACGAGTTCCTCGGCCTCACCGAGCGCTTCCCGGAGGTCCGGCTGGACACCACCATGGTGTTCACCGACTTCACCGAGGAACTCTCGCCGTTCCCCCGGGAGTTGCTGCCCCGGCTGGCCGCCCTGGGCGACCGGGTGCTGCTCGGCACCGACTTCCCCAACATCCCCTACCGCTACCTGCACCAGCTGCACGCGCTGGCCGGGCTCGGCCTGGGGGAGGACTGGCTACGGGCGGTCTGTCACCACAACGCGGCCCGGCTGTTCGGCCTCGACTGAGCGGGTCAGGCGCCGGTGGTCGAGCCCGGGCGGATCACCATCAGGACGACGACCACGGCCCACAGGAGGTTGAAGACGCCGGCGGTCATCGGCAGCAGCCGCAGGCCCTTGTCGGCGCGGGTCCGCTCCTCGGCGTTCCCCGGAGCGTCCAGGGAGTCGATGGTGGCCTGCTGGCCCGGCACCACGAAGAGCAGCATCAGGGCAGCCGCGACGGCGGTCAGCACGATCGAGGTGATCAGCCAGGGGTCGCCCATCACGTCCATCGCCTGGGCCGTGCCGACGCCCAGCAGCGGGACGGCCAGGCCGAGCAGCGCGTAGACCTGGGTGATCCGGTGCAGCAGCCGGGTGGCGGCGGCCTGCAACTGTTCGGCGCCTCCGGTGCTTTCGGTCAGCGCGGCCCGCGCCCGGCGCGGGAACATGCTCACCGCGACGGCCACCGGGCCGATGAACAGCACCGAGGCCAGCACGTGCAGGCTCAACAGCAGCTTGGCCATGGGGGAGTTCCTTCCGAAGACCGATCGGTTCAGAACCTAACACCCGGCCGGCGCAGC
This genomic interval from Kitasatospora gansuensis contains the following:
- a CDS encoding amidohydrolase family protein, giving the protein MSEAAEVRAFWQELGLPGLVDVHTHFMPERVLAKVWAYFDAAGPLTGRPWPISYRQEEQQRLDRLREFGVRAFTAMLYPHKPGMAAWLNAWAADFAARTPDCLHTATFFPEPGAEQYVTTALDAGARVFKSHLQVGGYHPADPLLDAVWGQLAEAGVPVVTHCGSGPVPGKHTGPGPIGEVLERHPRLRLVVAHLGLPEYDEFLGLTERFPEVRLDTTMVFTDFTEELSPFPRELLPRLAALGDRVLLGTDFPNIPYRYLHQLHALAGLGLGEDWLRAVCHHNAARLFGLD
- a CDS encoding DUF2269 family protein, whose product is MAKLLLSLHVLASVLFIGPVAVAVSMFPRRARAALTESTGGAEQLQAAATRLLHRITQVYALLGLAVPLLGVGTAQAMDVMGDPWLITSIVLTAVAAALMLLFVVPGQQATIDSLDAPGNAEERTRADKGLRLLPMTAGVFNLLWAVVVVLMVIRPGSTTGA